The DNA segment TCTTCTTCTTTGAACCACAAAGCTATTTCTCTGTGTGCAGTTTCCAAAGCATCAGATCCGTGGATCAGATTCCGGCCAATATTAGTGCCAAAATCGCCCCGAATTGTGCCAGGTTCTGCCGTTAAGGGGTTAGTAGCGCCAATAATTTTTCTTGCCGAAGCCACAACGCCGTCACCTTCCCAAACCATCGCGACTACGGGACCAGAGGTGATAAATTCCACTAAACTGGCAAAAAATGGTCGTTCCTTG comes from the Nodularia sp. NIES-3585 genome and includes:
- the ndk gene encoding nucleoside-diphosphate kinase; amino-acid sequence: MERTFLAIKPDGVQRGLIAEIIRRYETKGFTLVGLKFMKVSRELAEQHYDVHKERPFFASLVEFITSGPVVAMVWEGDGVVASARKIIGATNPLTAEPGTIRGDFGTNIGRNLIHGSDALETAHREIALWFKEEELVSWQPHLTPWLQE